In one window of Schistosoma haematobium chromosome 5, whole genome shotgun sequence DNA:
- the PDAP1 gene encoding heat- and acid-stable phosphoprotein (EggNog:ENOG410VHSG~COG:S) — protein MRGKRMHKGRTRKFTAPEEIDRQLGLSKEAESSLNKTIHDKNIDDTETDDDDEEEEEDEDDDDEQDTTERHKGVSHLIEVCNPNHVKSSKTVVPSRKEVAASIKATTDPIKLLSETELAANIARLQLVRKERELAAQKLEQEKQAREAQRAAIAAAKRTSQTKPQQKSGRSGKQHTKSNKEHQIVNQRNNTNSSVLTDDN, from the exons ATGAGAG GCAAACGTATGCACAAAGGTAGAACCCGAAAGTTTACTGCCCCGGAAGAAATTGATCGTCAACTTGGA TTATCTAAAGAAGCTGAATCATCTCTCAATAAAACAATTCATGACAAGAATATTGACGATACTGAAacggatgatgatgatgaggaggaggaggaggatgaAGATGATGACGATGAGCAAGACACAACTGAACGTCATAAGGGTGTTAGTCATTTGATTGAAGTTTGCAATCCTAATCATGTAAAATCTTCCAAAACAGTTGT TCCTTCACGAAAAGAAGTTGCCGCATCTATTAAAGCTACAACTGatccaataaaattattatcgGAAACTGAATTAGCAGCTAACATAGCACGTCTTCAATTAGTTAGGAAAGAACGTGAATTAGCAGCTCAAAAACTTGAACAAGAAAAACAAG CCCGTGAAGCACAGCGTGCAGCAATCGCTGCAGCCAAACGTACATCTCAGACAAAACCACAACAGAAAAGTGGTCGTAGTGGTAAACAACATACTAAAAGTAACAAAGAACATCAAATAGTCAATCAAAGAAACAATACAAACTCATCAGTACTCACCGATGATAACTGA